The segment AGTGATAACATTTGTCAACTACGTTTAGATTTTACTACATTTGATATTACTGGCCCATCAACAAATACAATATCAGTTGGAAAGAATGCAGCTCTCAAGGAAGTAACAAATGAGCAAAGATGTCTGACTGATACGTTTGCTGTAACAAACCCAGGTGGAGCTTCTCCACCTGTCATTTGCGGAATGAATAGTGGCGAACACAGTTAGTTTTATTTGCTTCTTTGCTtcctaattttctttatatttcatcTTCCCTCACAGTGTATGTGGATAGTTCAGAGCAATGTAATGAACTAGCTTTTAACTTACAAGGTGCGAATGCACGTCAAATGTGGAATATTAAGATCACACAATTTAGTTGTGACTTCGATAATTTGGCTCCAGAGGGATgcactcaatatttttttggaagtaaCACTGGAATTGTTAAAACCTACAACTTTGACGGAGGTCAGCATTTAGATAATCAAAATCAACGAATTTGTGTTCGAAGAGAAAGGGGGAACTGCCGGATTTGTTGGACAGCAACAGCAGACACTGACTTTGAACTAACTGGAGATTTGACTAAGTCAATTGCTGATGGTAAATGCTGCGGCGATGGTCCAGCCAATGGAGGCGTGAGTGGAACCGATTGTGTGATAATTCCAGGTGCATCTAAAGAAGTTGATATGAAAGATCTAGTAAAGGTTGCAGCTCTTGGCCTTTGTGGGGGTAAATTTGGATCGAAAGACAATCAAAATGCACATAAAACAATTTGTTGTAAGTAACCCacataaagaacaaaaaatttcaagtattattacttaataatttgtATCCTATAGCAATGATTTTGCCATTCAACATTCGATTCCTAAGTGACACCTTTGAAACATCTGGGGTTGAAAAAGGGAAACAACCCAATGGATTCAAACTTTCTTATAAGATGAGGGCTTGCACATAAGCAAactcaattaattaaaagaagtttatattaaa is part of the Lepeophtheirus salmonis chromosome 7, UVic_Lsal_1.4, whole genome shotgun sequence genome and harbors:
- the LOC121121640 gene encoding uncharacterized protein isoform X1; this translates as MELFFREKWTVLGALLLMVSTSFSKELAEDGDDAMMKDKKVLNVFSVVRFRNDPCSTGDNTNGTCYTTDECTARGGTPSGDCASGYGVCCVFTFSCGQTSAENCTYFIGQNVPDGQCRLEICPCSDNICQLRLDFTTFDITGPSTNTISVGKNAALKEVTNEQRCLTDTFAVTNPGGASPPVICGMNSGEHMYVDSSEQCNELAFNLQGANARQMWNIKITQFSCDFDNLAPEGCTQYFFGSNTGIVKTYNFDGGQHLDNQNQRICVRRERGNCRICWTATADTDFELTGDLTKSIADGKCCGDGPANGGVSGTDCVIIPGASKEVDMKDLVKVAALGLCGGKFGSKDNQNAHKTICSMILPFNIRFLSDTFETSGVEKGKQPNGFKLSYKMRACT
- the LOC121121640 gene encoding uncharacterized protein isoform X2 yields the protein MKPQWKIVSGGTNSVYIGSSKAMELFFREKWTVLGALLLMVSTSFSKELAEDGDDAMMKDKKVLNVFSVVRFRNDPCSTGDNTNGTCYTTDECTARGGTPSGDCASGYGVCCVFTFSCGQTSAENCTYFIGQNVPDGQCRLEICPCSDNICQLRLDFTTFDITGPSTNTISVGKNAALKEVTNEQRCLTDTFAVTNPGGASPPVICGMNSGEHMYVDSSEQCNELAFNLQGANARQMWNIKITQFSCDFDNLAPEGCTQYFFGSNTGIVKTYNFDGGQHLDNQNQRICVRRERGNCRICWTATADTDFELTGDLTKSIADGKCCGDGPANGGVSGTDCVIIPGASKEVDMKDLVKVAALGLCGGKFGSKDNQNAHKTICSMILPFNIRFLSDTFETSGVEKGKQPNGFKLSYKMRACT